The window TCTTCTGCTGGTCCGGGCCCGTGAAGTTGAAGAGCGCGGCGTAGGCGCGCGAGTTCATCTCCCGTTTGCCGACCAGGATCGTCTGCCGGCCGCCCTCGGACAGCTCCTCCCACACGGTGCGCTCGCCGTCGAGGGTCTCGCGGCTCTGGTCGACGTGGGAGAGGACCACCGTCTCGCCGAGGCGGAGCGTGCCGGCGTCGGGCTTCTCCTGGCCGACGATCATGCGGAAGAGCGTCGTCTTGCCGGCGCCGTTCGGGCCGATCACGCCGACGATGCCGCCGCGCGGCAGGTCGAAGTCGACGCCGTCCATCAGCAGCCGGTCGCCGTAGCCCTTGCGGAGCCCGCGCGCCTCGATCACGAGGTCGCCGAGGCGCGGGCCGGGCGGGATCGTCATGCGTGCCGGCCCGCCCCGCGTTTCGGCCGCCTGGTCCTCGGCGAGCAGCTCCTCGTAGTGCGCGAGCCGCGCCTTGCCCTTCGCCTGCCGCGCACGCGGCGACATGCGGACCCACTCGAGCTCGCGGGCGAGCGAGCGGCGGCGCGCCGAGGCCTCCTTCTCCTCCTGGGCGAGCCGCCGCTCTTTCTGCTCGAGCCACGAGGAGTAGTTGCCCTCCCACGGGATGCCGGAGCCGCGGTCGAGCTCGAGGATCCAGCCGGCGACGTTGTCGAGGAAGTAGCGATCGTGCGTGATGGCCACCACCGTGCCGGGATACTCCTGGAGGTGGCGCTCGAGCCAGGCGACCGATTCGGCGTCGAGATGGTTGGTGGGCTCGTCGAGGAGGAGGAGATCGGGCTGCTGGAGGAGCACGCGGCACAGGGCGACGCGCCGGCGCTCGCCGCCCGAGAGCGTGCGCACGTCGGCGTCGCCCGGCGGCAGGCGGAGCGCGTCCATCGCGACCTCGAGCGTGCGGTCGAGCTCCCAGGCGTTCGCGGCGTCGATGGCGTCCTGGATGCGGGCCTGCTCGCCGAGGAGCTTCTCCATCTCCGCCGGCGGCATGTCCTCGCCGAGGCGCATCGACACCTGCTCGAAGCGCGCGAGCAGATGGCGCGCCGGCCCGACGGCCTCCTCGACGTGCTGGAGGACGTTCTTCGCCGGATCGAGCACGGGCTCCTGCGGCAAGTAACCGATGGTCGCGCCCTCGGCGGCCGCCGCGTCGCCCGCGAAGTCGTGCTCGGCGCCCGCCATGATGCGCAGCAGCGTGCTCTTGCCCGCCCCGTTCGGGCCGATCACGCCGATCTTCGCCCCGCGGTAGAAGGCGAGCGAGATGCCCTTCAGGATCTCCTTCCCCTGGGCGGTGATCTTGCGCACGTTC is drawn from Deltaproteobacteria bacterium and contains these coding sequences:
- the ettA gene encoding energy-dependent translational throttle protein EttA; this encodes MPPPFIFTMRNVRKITAQGKEILKGISLAFYRGAKIGVIGPNGAGKSTLLRIMAGAEHDFAGDAAAAEGATIGYLPQEPVLDPAKNVLQHVEEAVGPARHLLARFEQVSMRLGEDMPPAEMEKLLGEQARIQDAIDAANAWELDRTLEVAMDALRLPPGDADVRTLSGGERRRVALCRVLLQQPDLLLLDEPTNHLDAESVAWLERHLQEYPGTVVAITHDRYFLDNVAGWILELDRGSGIPWEGNYSSWLEQKERRLAQEEKEASARRRSLARELEWVRMSPRARQAKGKARLAHYEELLAEDQAAETRGGPARMTIPPGPRLGDLVIEARGLRKGYGDRLLMDGVDFDLPRGGIVGVIGPNGAGKTTLFRMIVGQEKPDAGTLRLGETVVLSHVDQSRETLDGERTVWEELSEGGRQTILVGKREMNSRAYAALFNFTGPDQQKKVKDLSGGERNRVHLAKLLRSGGNVLLLDEPTNDLDVDTLRAVEDALVDFGGCAVIVSHDRWFLDRIATHILAFEGESRAVWFEGNYQDYEADRRRRLGAEAERPHRIKYRKLVA